From [Clostridium] symbiosum, a single genomic window includes:
- a CDS encoding DNA adenine methylase, which produces MSTTDPAVTPILKWVGGKRQLLETIVPLIPEHTTYYEPFVGGGAVLFHTQPGRAVINDSNAELINIYEVIKAQPEELIACLERHKEKNSQEYFYEVRSLDRDREKYETMLPVEQAARIIYLNKTCYNGLFRVNRAGEFNSPWGRYKNPNITNEATIRAMSRYLNKAKVTVLCGDYREALKGIRKGSFVYLDPPYMPLSTSSSFTGYTAAGFGAEQQKELKKQCDLLNKKGIRFLLSNSCCDFIEDLYKDYTVERVAAKRTINAKADKRGAIDEVLVRNYELDR; this is translated from the coding sequence ATGTCCACAACAGACCCAGCGGTAACCCCCATTTTGAAATGGGTAGGCGGCAAACGTCAGCTTCTTGAGACGATCGTGCCGCTGATACCGGAACACACAACATACTATGAGCCGTTTGTCGGCGGAGGGGCGGTGCTGTTTCACACACAGCCCGGCAGAGCGGTGATCAATGACTCGAATGCCGAACTGATTAATATATACGAAGTGATCAAAGCGCAGCCGGAGGAGCTGATTGCCTGTCTGGAGCGTCATAAAGAGAAGAACAGCCAGGAATATTTTTATGAAGTGCGTTCGTTAGACCGCGACAGGGAGAAGTATGAGACAATGCTTCCGGTGGAGCAGGCAGCCAGGATTATCTACCTGAATAAGACGTGTTACAACGGCCTTTTCCGGGTGAACCGCGCCGGAGAGTTTAATTCCCCCTGGGGAAGATATAAGAATCCCAATATCACGAATGAGGCGACGATACGGGCGATGAGCCGCTATCTGAACAAGGCGAAGGTGACAGTTCTCTGCGGGGACTACAGGGAGGCTTTAAAGGGAATCAGGAAGGGGTCATTTGTATATCTGGATCCGCCCTATATGCCGCTCAGCACCTCGTCCTCTTTCACCGGATATACTGCGGCCGGATTTGGGGCAGAGCAGCAGAAGGAGCTTAAAAAGCAGTGCGATTTGCTGAATAAGAAAGGAATCCGTTTCCTGTTATCCAACTCCTGCTGTGATTTTATCGAAGATTTATATAAAGATTACACCGTGGAGCGCGTGGCGGCCAAGCGTACAATCAACGCAAAGGCGGACAAGCGCGGAGCCATCGATGAAGTGCTGGTGAGAAACTATGAGCTTGATAGATGA
- a CDS encoding ADP-ribosylglycohydrolase family protein: protein MLTREEFKKNPELVFDKAYGSLSGLAIGDSFGDASRKQENRENYAITTDFNSKASWSTDDTEFALLTAKTLIRCGGELTSEEVVKSWLEDVAIQDEFKRGGASEIEAANNLRRGFRPPLSGKYNAFHMSDGSAMRIGPIGIVCAGDPEKAAAMAKIESEVSHFRDGVWGAQAVAAAVSVAMVDGSMDEILDAAMNVIPEESWLHYSMNHAFELVDSVDGHIFDVWMQLHDDLRTSTWATTAEAIPSAFACLKAVNKDFRTGVVVAGNFGRDADTIGAVAGTILGAKYGAKAMPAAWIDKTRFPTGTCLTFTKGIDIRDYAEKLAEIIMK, encoded by the coding sequence ATGCTGACAAGAGAAGAGTTTAAGAAAAATCCGGAGCTGGTATTCGACAAGGCCTATGGTTCCTTATCGGGGCTGGCAATCGGAGATTCTTTCGGAGATGCTTCAAGAAAGCAGGAAAACCGTGAAAATTATGCCATTACAACCGATTTTAACAGCAAAGCATCATGGAGTACAGATGATACAGAGTTCGCACTGCTGACGGCCAAAACCCTGATTCGCTGCGGCGGAGAGCTGACATCGGAGGAAGTGGTTAAATCCTGGCTCGAGGATGTGGCAATACAGGATGAATTTAAGCGCGGCGGAGCCAGCGAGATTGAAGCAGCCAATAATTTAAGAAGAGGTTTCCGTCCTCCTCTGTCCGGTAAATATAATGCGTTCCATATGAGTGACGGTTCTGCAATGCGTATCGGGCCGATCGGTATCGTATGTGCAGGTGATCCGGAGAAAGCAGCGGCAATGGCGAAGATTGAGTCGGAAGTCAGCCATTTCCGTGACGGCGTATGGGGCGCACAGGCGGTGGCTGCCGCAGTTTCCGTAGCCATGGTAGACGGCAGCATGGATGAGATTCTGGACGCTGCAATGAACGTGATTCCGGAAGAGTCCTGGCTTCACTATTCCATGAACCATGCATTTGAACTGGTGGATTCCGTGGACGGACATATTTTCGACGTATGGATGCAGCTTCACGACGACCTGCGCACCAGCACCTGGGCCACGACGGCGGAAGCCATCCCTTCTGCATTTGCCTGCCTGAAAGCAGTCAACAAGGATTTCAGGACCGGTGTTGTAGTAGCCGGGAACTTCGGCAGGGACGCAGACACCATCGGGGCAGTAGCCGGAACAATTCTGGGCGCCAAATATGGAGCTAAGGCAATGCCGGCCGCATGGATTGACAAGACCAGGTTCCCAACAGGAACATGCCTGACATTTACGAAGGGAATTGATATCAGGGACTATGCTGAGAAGCTGGCTGAAATTATTATGAAATAA
- a CDS encoding extracellular solute-binding protein has translation MKKALALIMAAALAGTSLAGCGGKAEEKTTDTKPVENAAENGGAAQAEGTSEWPAIGTADSPVEVKVMIKDVFPDEEDVQLLREAINEKMAAHGQYVDLQFLEPPAGSYATAVPIAMMNGDVEADLIYFQGGDLALAQQGLFEDLTPYVEKSTFVKSIMTDVNKTRMANYPYLIWLAPSRIQIPAMRKDWAEQLDSYEKLIADPTVDNYYNLFKEMKDKGLVEYAFTADGSTARLDSIFNQAFGVTGTIVKEDGKWIFSKESQAEKDKLEFYAKLYKDGLLDPEYLTDTWDTMEQKFYEGKTGVIAGTLPSTQIYDNKMRSVNGEESELVILPPAKGVAQGYRAEDVTKEERGFAMNIDSENKDAAWAVLEFMASPEGRILDKVGIEGKHYTIEDNKIVFTDRWPEWWARFWDTTNNFDPQDPSLAQPVLTTVGQSAFDNLEKYLVQDVNILIPEEMTPQWDAMNGYYNEYSADIVRGVKSIDTFSEMKTKWEEAGGNEFESLLVEKLGNP, from the coding sequence ATGAAAAAAGCATTGGCACTGATTATGGCAGCAGCGCTTGCAGGGACCAGCCTCGCGGGGTGTGGCGGCAAAGCGGAAGAGAAAACCACGGATACCAAACCGGTGGAAAACGCAGCAGAGAACGGGGGAGCCGCACAGGCGGAGGGAACATCGGAGTGGCCTGCTATCGGTACTGCGGATTCACCCGTGGAAGTAAAAGTAATGATTAAAGATGTTTTTCCGGATGAAGAGGATGTACAGCTCTTAAGAGAAGCGATTAATGAGAAAATGGCAGCCCACGGACAGTATGTGGATTTACAGTTTTTAGAGCCGCCGGCAGGAAGCTATGCAACGGCAGTTCCGATTGCCATGATGAACGGTGATGTGGAAGCTGATCTTATTTACTTCCAGGGCGGAGACCTGGCGCTGGCACAGCAGGGGCTGTTTGAAGATTTAACCCCTTATGTAGAAAAATCCACATTTGTGAAGAGCATTATGACAGATGTGAATAAGACCCGTATGGCAAATTATCCGTACCTGATTTGGCTGGCTCCATCCAGAATCCAGATTCCGGCGATGAGAAAAGACTGGGCGGAACAGCTTGATTCTTATGAAAAATTAATCGCAGACCCAACCGTAGACAATTACTACAACCTCTTTAAAGAAATGAAAGATAAAGGCCTTGTAGAGTACGCATTTACGGCAGATGGCAGCACCGCCCGTCTGGACAGTATTTTCAACCAGGCATTCGGCGTAACAGGAACCATTGTAAAAGAAGACGGAAAGTGGATTTTCAGCAAAGAAAGCCAGGCAGAAAAGGACAAACTGGAATTCTATGCAAAACTTTATAAAGACGGTCTTCTGGACCCAGAGTATCTGACCGATACCTGGGACACAATGGAGCAGAAATTTTACGAAGGAAAAACAGGAGTGATTGCCGGCACACTTCCCTCCACACAGATTTATGATAATAAGATGCGCTCTGTAAACGGCGAAGAATCGGAACTTGTCATTCTTCCTCCGGCAAAAGGTGTGGCACAGGGGTACAGAGCAGAAGACGTAACAAAAGAAGAGCGCGGTTTTGCAATGAATATCGATTCTGAGAACAAAGATGCGGCGTGGGCGGTCCTGGAATTCATGGCAAGCCCTGAAGGAAGAATCTTAGATAAAGTTGGCATTGAAGGCAAACATTATACAATCGAAGACAACAAGATTGTATTTACCGACAGATGGCCTGAATGGTGGGCACGCTTCTGGGATACGACAAACAACTTTGACCCGCAGGATCCGTCTCTTGCACAGCCTGTACTTACAACGGTAGGACAAAGTGCGTTTGACAATCTGGAAAAATATCTTGTACAGGATGTCAATATTCTGATTCCGGAAGAGATGACACCACAGTGGGATGCAATGAATGGATATTATAATGAGTATTCGGCAGACATTGTAAGAGGCGTAAAATCGATCGACACATTCAGTGAGATGAAGACAAAATGGGAAGAAGCAGGCGGAAATGAATTCGAAAGCCTTTTAGTTGAAAAGCTGGGCAATCCGTGA
- a CDS encoding carbohydrate ABC transporter permease, translating into MRKKKFSISQLLLTILMLFLTLTMIVPLLHILARSLSDPLQSAGMSSLEVLPRGFSLINYQVLFSNKTLVPSIFNSIFITVVGTFLNIVLTALAAYVLTRPGLVGKRVLMVFFIIMMLFDPGIVPEYMTVKKIGLMGSQWSVILCMAVNVYYLVIMMRYFEDVPVSLCEAAKIDGAGHLRILFSVVLPLAKPGIATLTMFYGVTRWNEYFRSGIYISSIKKVPLQVILRKFIVDSDVTTIIGTQNLLNYNDLAKIDYTALQYATIVIAVVPILLIYPLVLKYYTKGIMSGGVKE; encoded by the coding sequence ATGAGAAAGAAAAAATTCAGCATTTCACAGCTGCTTCTTACGATTCTTATGCTGTTCCTCACGCTGACTATGATTGTACCGCTTTTACACATTCTTGCCCGTTCGCTCTCCGACCCGCTTCAATCGGCCGGGATGAGCAGCCTGGAGGTATTGCCGAGGGGCTTTTCGCTGATTAACTATCAGGTTCTGTTCAGCAACAAGACGTTAGTACCGTCGATTTTTAACTCAATTTTCATAACGGTAGTCGGTACATTTTTAAATATTGTACTTACGGCTCTGGCGGCGTATGTGCTGACACGTCCGGGATTGGTAGGAAAGAGAGTTCTTATGGTTTTCTTCATCATCATGATGCTCTTTGACCCGGGAATTGTTCCTGAGTACATGACAGTGAAGAAAATAGGCCTGATGGGAAGCCAGTGGTCTGTGATTCTCTGTATGGCGGTTAACGTATATTATCTCGTTATCATGATGCGTTATTTTGAAGATGTACCGGTTTCCCTCTGTGAGGCGGCAAAAATTGACGGTGCAGGCCATCTGAGGATTCTGTTTTCCGTAGTTCTGCCCCTGGCAAAACCGGGAATTGCGACATTGACTATGTTCTACGGCGTGACAAGATGGAATGAATATTTCCGTTCGGGAATCTACATTTCTTCTATCAAGAAGGTGCCGCTGCAGGTAATTCTCCGTAAATTTATCGTGGACAGCGATGTTACCACGATCATCGGCACGCAGAACCTGCTGAACTACAACGACCTGGCAAAAATTGATTATACGGCGCTTCAGTATGCGACAATTGTGATTGCCGTTGTGCCGATTCTGCTGATTTATCCGCTGGTACTTAAGTACTATACCAAGGGAATCATGTCGGGCGGAGTTAAGGAGTAA
- a CDS encoding ABC transporter permease subunit — protein sequence MQAKVEKKTGNKNKTLQRMWKDRVLYLMLAPTIIYFLIFRVWPIINMRLAFCNYKAKGPWEFAGLKYFNMIFKSSTFMEILRNTLIISFMKYILLFPFFVIFALLLNEIRCGKFRKYVQVVSYMPHFLSWVVIAGIWISMLSVSGGAVNQIMGWFGIDPVDFMTNKGAIRWVLFFSEGWRSLGWDSIVYFTAILAISPDLYEAATVDGAKRTDIIRYIILPALITPMTTMFILNLGFFMTAGFDQVFNFTNQSVNSVIDILDTYIYRIGLESGQYSLATAVALIKGVVGVFLVLVTHLVSKKMTGKGVW from the coding sequence ATGCAGGCAAAGGTAGAAAAGAAAACAGGAAATAAAAATAAAACGCTGCAGAGAATGTGGAAAGACAGGGTACTTTACCTGATGCTGGCGCCCACGATTATCTACTTCCTGATTTTCAGGGTATGGCCCATTATCAACATGAGGCTGGCCTTCTGCAATTACAAGGCCAAGGGGCCGTGGGAATTTGCGGGGCTTAAGTATTTTAACATGATATTCAAGTCGTCCACATTTATGGAGATTTTGAGAAACACGCTGATTATCAGCTTTATGAAGTACATATTGCTGTTCCCGTTTTTTGTGATTTTCGCATTGCTTTTGAATGAGATACGGTGCGGAAAGTTCCGGAAATATGTTCAGGTTGTTTCCTATATGCCGCATTTCCTTTCATGGGTTGTTATCGCGGGTATCTGGATTTCCATGCTGTCGGTTTCGGGCGGCGCGGTAAACCAGATCATGGGCTGGTTTGGAATCGACCCGGTTGACTTTATGACGAATAAGGGAGCAATCCGATGGGTTCTGTTTTTCTCGGAGGGATGGCGGAGCCTTGGATGGGATTCCATCGTGTATTTCACGGCAATCCTGGCTATCAGCCCCGACCTTTATGAGGCAGCCACCGTGGACGGCGCGAAGAGGACGGATATCATCCGTTACATTATCCTGCCGGCCCTGATTACACCGATGACTACAATGTTTATCCTGAATCTGGGCTTCTTCATGACAGCCGGATTCGACCAGGTATTCAACTTTACAAACCAGTCCGTCAACAGTGTGATTGATATTCTTGATACATATATATATCGTATTGGACTTGAAAGCGGCCAGTATTCCCTGGCGACGGCAGTAGCACTGATTAAAGGCGTAGTCGGAGTTTTCCTGGTTCTGGTTACTCATCTTGTCTCTAAAAAGATGACTGGGAAAGGAGTGTGGTAA
- a CDS encoding LacI family DNA-binding transcriptional regulator, whose protein sequence is METKTKYSISQIAEICGVSKATVSRVINNSPCGVGEATKERVRKVIEELNYRPNALARGVAVSRSRMIGVIVPDVSNFFYPKIIRGISDYLEKKDYSVIVCNSDYNPEKEAGLLMSLVDKRVDGVILCSGISNKAFLEQYRKYQVPLVLLGRTFDSSVSDASITGDNVKGSRKAASYLLRGGNRRIVYVEGNTELSGSKQRLQGYKEALREHGIEFDRKLTLSGEYSIEFGRRAAEELLEKKVEFDAIMTGSDLIAIGVISGLLDAGKKIPEEIEVMGFDNIELAEVFRPALSTVSKPHYEMAQHLAKQMIRIIEGEEVGLSHMVVEPTLKLRKTTKARDYDAEYEK, encoded by the coding sequence ATGGAAACAAAGACAAAATACAGCATTTCACAGATTGCGGAAATCTGCGGCGTATCCAAGGCGACCGTATCCAGGGTAATTAACAACAGCCCGTGCGGTGTCGGCGAAGCCACGAAAGAGAGGGTGCGCAAAGTAATAGAAGAACTGAATTACAGGCCCAATGCTCTGGCCAGAGGGGTTGCGGTGTCGAGATCCAGGATGATAGGAGTGATAGTTCCGGATGTATCCAACTTTTTCTATCCGAAAATTATCAGGGGAATCAGTGATTACCTGGAGAAAAAGGATTATTCGGTCATTGTCTGCAACTCCGACTACAATCCGGAAAAAGAGGCGGGGTTACTTATGTCGCTCGTGGATAAGAGGGTGGACGGCGTGATCCTCTGTTCCGGTATTTCCAACAAGGCGTTTCTGGAGCAGTACAGAAAGTATCAGGTGCCTTTGGTACTCCTTGGGCGTACCTTCGACAGCAGCGTGAGCGATGCAAGCATCACGGGTGACAACGTGAAAGGTTCCAGAAAAGCGGCTTCCTATCTTCTGCGTGGCGGAAACAGACGCATTGTTTACGTGGAAGGAAATACGGAGCTTTCCGGTTCCAAACAGAGGCTGCAGGGGTATAAGGAAGCGCTCAGGGAACATGGAATTGAGTTTGACAGGAAACTGACGCTTTCGGGAGAATATTCCATTGAATTCGGGCGCAGGGCGGCAGAAGAGCTGTTAGAAAAAAAGGTTGAATTTGACGCAATTATGACGGGCAGCGATTTGATTGCGATCGGTGTCATCTCCGGGCTTCTCGATGCGGGGAAGAAGATACCGGAGGAGATAGAGGTCATGGGCTTTGATAATATCGAGCTGGCGGAAGTGTTCCGCCCGGCCCTGTCTACCGTCTCCAAACCTCACTATGAGATGGCGCAGCATCTGGCAAAACAGATGATACGGATTATTGAGGGAGAGGAAGTGGGACTCAGCCATATGGTGGTGGAGCCTACCCTGAAGCTGCGCAAAACAACAAAGGCGCGGGATTATGATGCGGAATACGAAAAATAA
- a CDS encoding ribokinase: protein MKILNFGSLNIDNVYTVDHFIRPGETMSSLGMEVFCGGKGLNQSIAMARAGAQVWHAGAVGRNDGDKLLELLAESGVNTEFVRKTDGVSGHTIIQVDKDGQNCIILYGGANQEITSGQIDETLSHFGEGDILLLQNEINGLAGLIEKASEKGMKIYLNPSPATKELLELPLELVDCFILNEVEGADICGQEAKEEEIPRLLREKYPRAVILLTLGSRGCIYYDGENRYEQPAFRVNAVDTTAAGDTFTGYFIASEVKGNTVPEALLRATKAAAITVMGKGAAPSIPWEKQVEETELP, encoded by the coding sequence ATGAAAATATTGAATTTTGGTTCCCTGAATATTGATAATGTCTATACCGTGGATCATTTCATACGTCCCGGTGAGACGATGAGTTCCCTTGGGATGGAAGTCTTCTGCGGCGGGAAAGGACTGAACCAGTCTATCGCCATGGCACGTGCAGGGGCACAGGTCTGGCACGCAGGCGCCGTGGGCAGGAATGACGGAGATAAACTGCTGGAACTTCTGGCGGAATCCGGCGTTAATACAGAATTTGTGCGTAAGACGGACGGAGTATCAGGCCATACGATTATCCAGGTGGATAAGGACGGACAGAACTGCATCATTTTGTACGGCGGTGCAAACCAGGAAATCACGTCCGGCCAGATAGATGAAACGCTGTCTCATTTCGGGGAGGGAGATATCCTTCTGCTTCAGAACGAGATAAACGGACTTGCCGGGCTGATCGAAAAGGCATCGGAAAAGGGGATGAAGATTTACCTGAATCCTTCTCCTGCAACAAAGGAACTGCTGGAGCTGCCGTTAGAACTCGTGGACTGCTTTATCCTGAATGAGGTGGAGGGAGCCGATATCTGCGGACAGGAGGCTAAGGAGGAGGAAATTCCGCGTCTTCTGCGGGAGAAATATCCACGGGCTGTGATTCTTCTGACGCTCGGCAGCAGGGGATGCATTTATTACGACGGTGAAAACCGCTATGAACAGCCGGCTTTCCGTGTCAACGCGGTTGATACGACGGCGGCCGGTGATACATTTACAGGGTATTTTATTGCCTCGGAAGTAAAGGGGAACACGGTGCCAGAAGCTCTCTTGAGGGCAACAAAAGCCGCGGCCATTACCGTAATGGGAAAAGGGGCTGCGCCTTCTATTCCCTGGGAAAAGCAGGTAGAAGAAACGGAATTGCCTTAG
- a CDS encoding ADP-ribosylglycohydrolase family protein: MVKDYLEKVYSGFLGMNIGIRLGAPVEPTIWSYDRIRKTYGEITDYVKEFKNFAADDDANGPVFFIRALYDDAKDRELVPQDVARAWLNYAREGVGMFWWGGYGTSTEHTAYLNLKNGIEAPQSGSIEQNGLILAEQIGGQIFIDTWGLVNPCNPKKAADYGEAAASVSHGGEGVLGARFFCAAIARAFESDDIFDIMETGLAEIPKDSLYHRVADAVLDFYRAHPEEESWRDCYQMLVRDWGYDKYQGVCHIIPNAGVCFMAMAYGKGHFDRTVEIATMAGWDTDCNAGNVGTVLGVACGLKGIPDRYRKPINDGIVCSSISGYLNILDIPTFSKELALLGYRLGGEEAPAELAGSFKNGEVHFDFELPGSTHNMRLSDPFFCALSHSQDQAYSGNGSLKILVDRMVRGDQCKVFYKPFYTRNDFSDERYSPVFSPTAYPGQKVTMKLYLDQWEGWETLGIAPYVHTVYGKENLLQGYIKLIQEQWISVEFTIPDVDGDIVDEVGIVIEGYSPSKKKSLGLIYLDDFTISGPSAYTIDIKKQKKEFGCVTPFSTDHGAWDLYGGTLNLMRNEEAFAYTGNYYSTDYRVSASVTPRHGASHLIIARAQGAKRFYGAGFDEKGKAVLLKNDFGFRTLAECDFPWEYDREYRMEMECINGRIEFKIDGKKVLEAEDDGFANGMFGCGSLKTGRTSYADFAYEDIREEV, translated from the coding sequence ATGGTGAAAGATTATCTGGAAAAAGTGTATTCGGGATTTCTGGGAATGAATATCGGAATTCGTCTCGGAGCTCCGGTGGAGCCGACTATCTGGAGTTATGACAGAATACGGAAGACTTATGGAGAAATCACAGATTACGTGAAGGAATTTAAAAATTTTGCAGCCGATGATGATGCCAACGGCCCTGTATTTTTTATCAGGGCTCTCTATGATGATGCAAAAGACAGGGAGCTTGTACCGCAGGATGTTGCCAGAGCCTGGCTCAATTATGCCAGGGAGGGCGTCGGCATGTTCTGGTGGGGCGGCTATGGAACAAGTACCGAGCATACCGCTTACCTGAACCTGAAGAACGGCATCGAAGCGCCCCAGTCGGGTTCTATCGAGCAGAACGGGCTGATTCTGGCGGAACAGATCGGAGGCCAGATTTTTATCGATACATGGGGACTGGTAAATCCCTGCAATCCGAAGAAGGCCGCGGATTACGGCGAGGCTGCGGCCAGCGTATCCCACGGCGGGGAAGGCGTGCTGGGAGCCAGATTTTTCTGCGCAGCCATCGCCAGGGCATTTGAGTCAGACGATATTTTTGATATAATGGAGACAGGGCTTGCCGAGATTCCAAAGGACAGCTTGTATCACCGGGTGGCCGATGCGGTTCTCGATTTCTACCGTGCCCATCCGGAGGAGGAATCATGGCGCGACTGCTACCAGATGCTGGTGCGCGACTGGGGATATGACAAATACCAGGGGGTATGCCATATTATTCCCAATGCCGGAGTCTGCTTTATGGCGATGGCCTATGGCAAAGGACATTTTGACAGAACCGTTGAGATAGCGACAATGGCAGGCTGGGATACGGACTGCAATGCGGGCAATGTGGGCACGGTTCTCGGCGTGGCCTGCGGACTTAAAGGCATTCCGGATCGTTACAGGAAGCCGATTAACGACGGAATTGTGTGTTCCAGTATTTCAGGATATCTGAATATCCTCGACATACCGACCTTCTCAAAGGAGCTGGCACTGCTCGGTTACCGCCTGGGAGGAGAGGAGGCTCCGGCAGAACTGGCGGGAAGCTTTAAAAACGGGGAAGTCCATTTTGACTTTGAACTGCCGGGCAGTACCCACAATATGCGCCTTTCGGATCCATTCTTCTGCGCCCTGTCCCATTCGCAGGATCAGGCATACAGCGGCAACGGCTCCCTTAAAATCCTGGTGGACCGCATGGTGCGCGGAGACCAGTGCAAGGTGTTCTACAAACCGTTTTATACAAGAAATGATTTCTCGGATGAGAGATACAGTCCTGTATTCTCCCCAACCGCATATCCGGGACAGAAGGTAACGATGAAACTTTACCTGGATCAGTGGGAGGGGTGGGAGACGCTCGGAATCGCCCCTTATGTACATACGGTTTATGGAAAAGAAAATCTGCTTCAGGGCTATATCAAACTTATTCAGGAACAGTGGATCAGCGTCGAATTCACGATTCCCGATGTGGACGGCGACATTGTGGATGAGGTCGGAATTGTGATTGAGGGATATTCCCCTTCAAAGAAAAAGAGCCTTGGCCTTATTTATCTGGATGACTTTACGATTAGCGGGCCGTCGGCTTACACGATTGATATTAAAAAACAGAAAAAAGAATTCGGCTGCGTCACACCGTTCTCCACCGATCACGGGGCATGGGACCTGTATGGCGGCACGCTTAACCTGATGCGTAACGAGGAGGCCTTTGCCTATACCGGAAATTATTACAGTACGGATTACAGAGTTTCTGCGTCTGTTACGCCGCGTCACGGCGCATCCCACCTGATTATCGCAAGAGCGCAGGGCGCAAAGCGTTTTTACGGTGCAGGTTTTGATGAGAAGGGAAAGGCCGTATTACTCAAGAACGACTTCGGTTTCCGGACGCTGGCTGAGTGTGATTTCCCGTGGGAATATGACAGAGAATACAGAATGGAGATGGAATGTATCAACGGCCGCATAGAATTTAAAATTGACGGAAAGAAGGTTCTGGAAGCGGAGGATGACGGGTTTGCAAACGGAATGTTCGGTTGCGGTTCACTGAAGACTGGGCGCACTTCCTATGCGGACTTCGCCTACGAGGATATACGTGAAGAAGTTTGA
- a CDS encoding response regulator transcription factor has translation MKKILIVDDDKRVVKMLEEYMRLYSFLTLCAENGKDALALFDETVDLIILDINMRGMDGVEVCRRIRQLSNVPIIMLSANAASFDKVQALGAGADDYIVKPFDPVELLARVRAHIGRVERFKASRTMEAPIEFEDYKIYRSAYRVTKGNEEIRMSNTEFRLLVYLVDHAFTAVSRKQILADVWESDLYDENIVNTYIKRLRLKLGGGEGFIKSIRSVGYMFEAELR, from the coding sequence ATGAAAAAAATCCTGATTGTAGATGATGACAAGCGAGTCGTAAAAATGTTGGAAGAATATATGAGACTGTATAGTTTTCTGACCCTGTGTGCTGAAAACGGAAAGGACGCCCTGGCACTGTTTGACGAAACCGTGGATCTCATTATCCTGGATATCAATATGCGCGGAATGGACGGCGTCGAAGTGTGCCGCCGCATCCGGCAGCTCAGCAACGTTCCGATTATCATGTTAAGCGCAAATGCCGCTTCCTTCGACAAGGTACAGGCCCTGGGCGCCGGAGCCGATGATTACATTGTGAAACCGTTCGATCCCGTGGAACTGCTGGCCAGGGTGCGCGCCCATATCGGGCGGGTGGAACGTTTTAAGGCCTCGCGCACCATGGAAGCTCCAATCGAATTTGAGGATTACAAGATATACCGCAGCGCATACCGGGTAACAAAGGGAAACGAGGAGATCCGCATGTCCAACACGGAGTTCCGTCTGCTTGTCTACCTGGTCGATCACGCTTTCACCGCGGTCAGCAGAAAACAGATACTGGCCGACGTATGGGAAAGCGATCTGTATGATGAAAATATCGTAAATACTTACATTAAACGTCTCCGCCTGAAGCTGGGCGGCGGGGAGGGCTTCATCAAATCCATCCGCAGCGTCGGATATATGTTTGAAGCCGAACTGCGGTAA